Proteins encoded within one genomic window of Bacteroides sedimenti:
- a CDS encoding MATE family efflux transporter, producing MQGIKKLTEGPILKQLFNLATPIMATSFIQMAYSLINMAWVGRLGSEAVATIGTVGILSWMSASISLLNKVGSEISVGQAIGAKDESAAKKFASHNITIALIISICWGAMLFTFAHPIIGIYELSDRISGNAVVYLRIISAAMPFIFLSTAFTGIYNAAGRSKIPFYISGAGLIMNMVLDPFFIFVLDMGTTGAAIATWISQAFVFSLFVYQLKYKKSLLGGFKFITRLQKDVSLRVFKLGVPAATLNTLFAFVNMFLCRLASEQGGHIGLMALTTGGQIEAITWNTSQGFSSALGAFISQNYAAGKNDRVLRSYKATLWMTSVFGSFCSLLFIFFGPELFSVFVPEHNAMLAGGIYLRISGYSQLFMMLEITTQGLFYGTGRTTPPAIISITCNYLRIPLAIVLTNMGMGVVGIWWAISGTSIAKGIIAAVWFGIVKKRILKSSPLDF from the coding sequence ATGCAAGGAATAAAAAAACTCACTGAAGGTCCGATCTTAAAACAGCTGTTCAACCTGGCAACGCCCATTATGGCCACCTCATTTATACAGATGGCGTACAGCCTGATAAATATGGCATGGGTAGGACGGTTGGGAAGTGAAGCTGTAGCTACTATCGGAACCGTGGGTATACTATCGTGGATGTCGGCCTCCATCTCATTGCTGAATAAGGTGGGTTCGGAGATTAGCGTTGGACAGGCAATCGGTGCCAAAGATGAAAGTGCTGCCAAGAAATTCGCCTCGCACAACATCACCATTGCTTTAATCATTTCTATTTGCTGGGGAGCAATGCTCTTTACTTTTGCTCATCCTATTATAGGTATCTATGAACTTAGCGACCGCATCTCGGGAAATGCTGTGGTTTATTTGCGGATTATATCTGCCGCCATGCCTTTTATATTCCTATCGACCGCCTTTACCGGCATTTACAATGCTGCGGGCAGAAGCAAGATTCCATTCTACATAAGCGGAGCTGGACTCATAATGAACATGGTTCTTGACCCTTTTTTCATCTTTGTTCTCGACATGGGTACAACAGGCGCTGCCATTGCCACGTGGATATCTCAGGCATTTGTCTTCAGTCTCTTTGTTTACCAGCTTAAGTACAAGAAAAGTCTGCTGGGTGGCTTCAAGTTTATCACCCGATTGCAGAAAGATGTTTCATTACGGGTTTTTAAACTGGGAGTTCCTGCAGCTACACTTAACACGCTATTTGCCTTTGTAAATATGTTCCTTTGCCGACTGGCATCAGAACAAGGAGGACACATCGGTTTAATGGCGCTGACTACCGGAGGGCAGATTGAGGCGATTACATGGAACACATCGCAAGGTTTTTCGAGTGCCCTTGGTGCTTTTATCTCTCAGAATTATGCTGCCGGAAAGAACGATAGGGTGCTTCGCTCTTATAAGGCGACTTTGTGGATGACATCCGTCTTTGGTTCCTTCTGCTCATTGTTATTCATTTTCTTTGGACCGGAACTCTTTTCTGTATTTGTTCCTGAACATAACGCCATGCTTGCTGGAGGTATATATCTTCGGATTTCGGGGTACTCACAACTGTTTATGATGCTCGAAATAACCACCCAGGGGTTGTTCTACGGCACCGGACGCACTACGCCTCCGGCAATAATCAGTATTACCTGCAACTATTTACGCATTCCGCTTGCCATAGTTCTTACCAACATGGGCATGGGAGTTGTGGGAATATGGTGGGCTATAAGCGGAACAAGCATTGCGAAAGGAATAATTGCTGCTGTATGGTTTGGCATTGTGAAGAAACGAATTCTGAAGAGTTCACCGCTGGATTTTTAG
- a CDS encoding sulfite exporter TauE/SafE family protein: protein MSILIFTLILLLGAYFAGLIGSMTGLGGGVVIIPLLTLGFHIDIHYAIGAALVASIATSSGSASAYVREGITNMRLGMFLEIATTLGAVLGAAIAVYMPTNAIAIIFGIVLIFSAAMTLRKKHDQTVVVGSAASKRLKLNGSYPTVEGQKSYQLTNVSGGFSLMTLAGVLSGLLGIGSGALKVLAMDVIMRVPFKVSTTTSNFMIGVTAAASAVVYLQRGYIDPGIAFPVIVGVLGGATTGARLLQRMNVKVLRIIFSVAISIVAINMMYNGFHHKF from the coding sequence ATGTCTATTCTTATATTTACACTGATTCTTCTTCTGGGGGCATACTTCGCCGGGTTAATAGGCTCCATGACCGGACTGGGTGGGGGAGTAGTTATCATCCCGTTGCTTACCCTTGGATTTCATATTGATATACATTATGCCATTGGTGCTGCACTCGTAGCCTCAATAGCAACCTCGTCAGGATCGGCAAGTGCCTATGTCAGGGAAGGGATAACCAATATGCGATTGGGTATGTTTCTAGAGATAGCCACCACCCTTGGTGCAGTGCTCGGTGCGGCTATTGCCGTCTACATGCCTACCAATGCCATTGCTATTATCTTTGGCATAGTACTTATCTTCTCCGCCGCCATGACTTTACGCAAGAAGCATGATCAAACCGTAGTAGTAGGAAGCGCGGCTTCCAAGAGACTGAAGCTCAATGGTTCGTATCCTACTGTAGAAGGACAAAAGTCTTATCAGCTCACCAATGTATCCGGCGGCTTTTCTTTAATGACACTGGCCGGTGTGCTTTCCGGTTTACTCGGTATCGGTTCGGGAGCACTGAAGGTGTTGGCAATGGATGTTATTATGCGGGTTCCTTTCAAGGTAAGTACAACAACCAGTAACTTTATGATTGGAGTCACTGCGGCAGCCAGTGCGGTGGTATATCTGCAAAGAGGATATATCGACCCGGGTATCGCCTTCCCGGTAATAGTCGGAGTGTTGGGCGGAGCCACCACAGGAGCTCGGTTGCTGCAACGAATGAATGTAAAAGTACTGCGCATCATATTCAGCGTGGCAATTTCCATTGTTGCCATTAACATGATGTATAATGGTTTCCACCATAAATTCTAG
- a CDS encoding DUF1634 domain-containing protein, producing the protein MKKFSTMYFRDRDIQKIIGKLLRLGVVSASIISLIGGIIYLSVHGMDSIPDYHKFHGQPETLTQIAGIIEKTFSLNARGIMQLGVVVLIMTPILRVFCSLFSFAIEKDRMYVVITFAVLSIILFSMFTGMKI; encoded by the coding sequence ATGAAGAAGTTTTCAACAATGTATTTCCGCGATCGCGATATTCAGAAAATTATCGGAAAGCTGCTGCGGTTGGGAGTTGTTTCTGCAAGTATAATTTCACTGATAGGAGGCATCATCTACCTTTCGGTTCACGGCATGGATAGCATCCCCGATTATCATAAGTTTCACGGACAGCCCGAGACACTTACCCAAATTGCAGGAATCATCGAAAAGACCTTCAGTCTCAATGCTCGTGGCATTATGCAGCTGGGAGTTGTGGTGCTCATTATGACACCCATACTGCGTGTGTTCTGTTCGCTGTTCTCTTTTGCAATAGAGAAAGACCGTATGTATGTTGTAATTACCTTTGCGGTGTTAAGCATCATTCTCTTCAGTATGTTTACCGGTATGAAAATCTAA
- a CDS encoding glycosyltransferase: protein MIGLFNDCFPPIMDGVSLTTQNYAHWLNRKTGNVCVVTPKSPHVRDNEEYPVYRYSSLPIPMRKPYRFGVPQVDLAFQYKLNQISFELVHAHCPFSSGALAMRIAKSQNIPLVATFHSKYKADFERAIPNKKIVDYLIKDVIRFYEGADEVWIPQASVEETLREYGYKGKVEVVDNGNDFSDYGSVYSMRATAREELGVNDGEFVFLFVGQHIFEKNLAFLLESLAIIRYIPYKMYFIGSGYAEGRLKQMTEELNLSSKVFFVGTVSNREQLSRYYAAADLFLFPSLYDNAPLVVREAAALHTPSVLISGSTSAAIVTDSVNGFLASHSTADYARKIRELTVSPLLMRMAGDKASHSIARSWENVVDEVCDRYQCLMRRTSCNHPDVLWQAI from the coding sequence ATGATAGGTCTTTTTAATGATTGTTTCCCTCCTATAATGGACGGGGTTTCCCTGACTACACAGAACTATGCTCATTGGCTGAACAGGAAAACCGGGAATGTATGTGTGGTGACTCCCAAATCGCCCCATGTGAGAGATAATGAGGAGTATCCCGTTTACCGTTATTCCTCTCTTCCTATTCCAATGCGAAAACCATACCGGTTCGGAGTACCCCAGGTAGACCTGGCTTTTCAATACAAGCTAAATCAAATATCCTTCGAGCTGGTGCACGCTCATTGCCCATTCTCTTCGGGTGCGTTGGCTATGAGAATTGCTAAATCTCAGAATATTCCTCTGGTTGCCACTTTTCATTCAAAATACAAGGCCGATTTTGAACGTGCCATTCCCAATAAAAAAATAGTAGATTATCTGATAAAGGATGTAATTCGTTTTTATGAAGGAGCCGATGAGGTGTGGATTCCTCAGGCTTCGGTAGAAGAAACGCTTCGTGAGTACGGCTACAAGGGAAAAGTAGAGGTGGTGGACAACGGAAACGATTTTTCGGATTATGGTTCAGTCTACTCAATGCGAGCTACTGCTCGTGAAGAACTTGGAGTGAACGATGGCGAGTTTGTTTTCCTGTTCGTAGGTCAGCATATCTTCGAAAAGAATCTGGCCTTTTTGCTGGAGTCTTTGGCAATAATTAGATATATTCCGTATAAGATGTATTTTATAGGTTCAGGATATGCCGAAGGCAGACTAAAGCAGATGACCGAAGAATTGAACCTTTCCTCGAAAGTTTTTTTTGTGGGAACGGTTTCCAACAGAGAGCAGCTTAGCAGATATTATGCAGCGGCAGACCTCTTTCTGTTTCCTTCATTGTATGATAATGCTCCTTTAGTTGTACGCGAGGCTGCAGCATTGCACACCCCTTCCGTTTTGATATCCGGCTCAACATCGGCGGCAATAGTTACCGATTCGGTGAATGGCTTCCTGGCATCTCATTCCACGGCCGATTATGCCCGGAAGATTCGTGAACTCACCGTTTCACCGCTTCTGATGAGAATGGCCGGCGATAAAGCCTCTCACAGCATTGCCCGTTCATGGGAAAACGTGGTGGATGAAGTGTGCGACAGATACCAGTGTTTGATGAGGAGAACATCCTGTAACCACCCCGACGTTCTATGGCAAGCAATCTGA
- a CDS encoding lysylphosphatidylglycerol synthase transmembrane domain-containing protein: MASNLKVFKTGYVLFPVIVGLAVVGWLFYKEINLELLSSLTFSGRMIFFIALAFLLMLGRDWGLMWRYRVMAEKKLSWIQAFNVNILCEFTSAVTPMAVGGSSLVALFLNKEGLNAGRSAAITISCLFLDELFFVLACALFFSIIPLQDLFGSSTALSTSVQVLFFLVNGVIAFWTFLLFIALFKRPDWVKKFLFTLFSLKMLRAKRKSVTRFTNSLESCSNELSRKPFSFWGKSFLATAFSWCCRYLVVNALLMAFTPMENHLIAFARQLILWILMAVSPTPGGSGLGEFMFKEYYSEFFAVSGVAVIVALLWRIITYYLYLIAGVCIIPQWVRKLG; the protein is encoded by the coding sequence ATGGCAAGCAATCTGAAAGTATTTAAAACAGGATATGTCCTGTTCCCCGTAATTGTTGGATTGGCAGTTGTAGGCTGGTTGTTTTACAAAGAAATAAACCTAGAGCTATTATCCTCTCTCACCTTCAGCGGTCGAATGATTTTTTTTATTGCTCTGGCTTTTCTTCTGATGTTAGGGCGCGATTGGGGATTAATGTGGCGTTACCGGGTGATGGCCGAAAAAAAACTGTCGTGGATTCAGGCATTCAATGTGAATATCCTTTGCGAATTTACGTCGGCGGTTACCCCCATGGCGGTAGGAGGTAGCAGTCTGGTTGCCCTGTTCCTCAATAAAGAAGGGCTTAATGCCGGCAGGAGTGCTGCTATCACAATTTCCTGCCTCTTTCTCGACGAGTTGTTCTTTGTGTTGGCCTGTGCCTTGTTTTTCTCAATCATTCCACTTCAGGATTTATTCGGAAGTTCAACCGCGCTATCAACCAGTGTTCAGGTATTGTTTTTTCTGGTCAATGGAGTTATTGCCTTCTGGACATTCCTTCTTTTCATTGCCCTGTTTAAGCGTCCCGATTGGGTAAAAAAGTTCCTGTTCACTCTTTTCAGTCTCAAAATGCTGCGTGCTAAGAGGAAGTCCGTCACCCGTTTTACCAATAGTTTGGAAAGTTGCTCGAACGAACTTAGCCGCAAGCCCTTTTCTTTCTGGGGCAAATCCTTTCTAGCCACGGCGTTTTCCTGGTGTTGCCGATACCTGGTTGTAAATGCTTTACTCATGGCCTTTACCCCGATGGAGAATCACCTCATAGCCTTTGCGCGCCAGCTGATTCTCTGGATTCTGATGGCGGTAAGCCCCACGCCCGGTGGCAGCGGATTGGGCGAATTTATGTTCAAGGAATACTATTCGGAGTTTTTTGCTGTATCAGGTGTTGCAGTAATTGTGGCATTACTATGGCGCATCATTACCTATTATCTGTATCTCATAGCCGGTGTATGTATTATTCCGCAGTGGGTGCGTAAGCTAGGTTAA
- a CDS encoding bifunctional alpha,alpha-trehalose-phosphate synthase (UDP-forming)/trehalose-phosphatase, with protein MKIFIISNRLPVKAVKTESDNFEFIRSEGGVATGLSSLEMPMEKHWIGWPGVYAENDAEKETIIAHLRPHNYHPVFLSPNQIQNFYEGYSNSTLWPLCHYFFTYIEYENKYWESYKEVNKLFCEVAIPLIEPGDIVWVQDYHLMLLPQMLRHTVEGISIGYFHHIPFPSYELFRVLPERAELLNGLLGADLIGFHTHDYMRHFVSAAERVLDLRFKLDQVLLDNRMVYVDAFPMGINYSLYHDAILKREVQQKAVELKKSYGTHKLILSVDRLDYSKGILHRLRGFDLFLEKHPEYKEKVSLAMIIVPSRGKVDRYAGLKTKIDETIGAINGKYSTINWRPVYYFYHSFNFEELVAMYHIADIALVTPLRDGMNLVAKEYLAAKRDAPGVLILSEMAGASIELRESIIVNPNDVGEIEQAILRAMEMPEDEQMHKLRLMQKDISTQTVDKWAAGFIQEMNKIRSLNEVLKRKRIEGCTFKHIQKKYQDTRKRLLILDYDGTLCAFNSNPEDAVPSAQLMEVLDKLSTDQNNKIVISSGRDHQTLDKWFSSLPIDMAAEHGAFYKENGRWHNNLQTDQWDDEILSILNSFIDKTPHSRLEVKDTALVWHFRNVDAWLASLREQQLVNALISPCARQNLQIMRGDKIVEIKSPLYTKGSEARRILQNNCFDFILAMGDDVTDEDTFKELPAEAFTIKVGNISEVARFSLLSQTEVLPFLNKLTGN; from the coding sequence ATGAAGATTTTTATTATATCGAACAGACTTCCCGTAAAAGCTGTAAAGACAGAATCGGATAACTTTGAGTTCATTCGTAGCGAAGGAGGAGTTGCCACCGGATTGAGCTCTTTAGAGATGCCTATGGAAAAACATTGGATAGGCTGGCCCGGTGTTTATGCTGAAAATGATGCCGAAAAAGAGACTATTATCGCTCATCTTCGTCCGCATAATTATCATCCCGTATTTTTATCTCCCAATCAAATTCAGAACTTTTACGAAGGCTATAGCAACAGTACGCTTTGGCCGCTTTGCCACTACTTCTTTACTTACATAGAGTACGAAAATAAATACTGGGAATCTTATAAAGAGGTCAACAAGCTGTTTTGCGAGGTGGCTATTCCGCTCATTGAACCGGGAGATATTGTCTGGGTGCAGGATTATCACCTCATGCTCCTGCCACAGATGCTCCGCCATACGGTTGAGGGTATCAGCATCGGCTACTTTCATCACATCCCCTTTCCTTCGTACGAACTGTTTCGGGTGTTGCCCGAACGTGCCGAACTGCTTAACGGTTTACTGGGAGCCGATTTAATAGGATTTCATACCCACGATTATATGCGGCATTTTGTGAGTGCAGCCGAACGGGTGCTCGATTTACGCTTCAAGCTGGACCAGGTGTTGTTGGATAATCGCATGGTGTATGTCGATGCCTTCCCCATGGGAATTAACTACTCTCTTTACCACGATGCCATTCTGAAGCGTGAAGTGCAGCAAAAGGCCGTCGAACTGAAAAAGAGCTATGGCACCCATAAGTTGATTCTTTCTGTCGATAGGCTCGATTACAGCAAAGGAATCCTTCATCGTCTCCGTGGGTTCGACCTTTTTCTCGAGAAACACCCCGAATACAAAGAGAAAGTTTCACTGGCCATGATAATTGTTCCATCAAGAGGAAAGGTGGACCGGTATGCCGGACTAAAGACAAAGATTGACGAAACGATAGGAGCCATAAACGGGAAGTATTCTACCATAAACTGGCGACCGGTATACTACTTTTACCACAGCTTCAACTTCGAAGAGCTGGTAGCCATGTATCATATTGCCGATATTGCCCTGGTTACCCCGCTCAGAGACGGCATGAACCTGGTGGCGAAAGAGTATCTCGCCGCAAAGCGAGATGCCCCCGGTGTGCTGATACTAAGCGAAATGGCCGGAGCCTCTATCGAGCTAAGAGAATCGATTATCGTCAATCCCAATGATGTGGGCGAAATTGAGCAGGCAATACTCCGGGCAATGGAAATGCCGGAAGATGAGCAGATGCATAAGTTGCGACTAATGCAGAAGGATATATCAACGCAGACGGTAGACAAGTGGGCGGCGGGCTTTATCCAAGAGATGAACAAAATACGTTCGCTCAACGAAGTCTTAAAAAGAAAACGGATTGAGGGATGCACTTTTAAGCATATCCAGAAAAAATACCAGGATACCCGAAAGAGGTTGCTCATTCTCGATTATGACGGTACGCTGTGTGCCTTTAATAGCAACCCCGAAGATGCGGTTCCTTCTGCTCAGCTCATGGAAGTGTTAGATAAACTCAGTACGGATCAGAATAACAAGATTGTGATAAGCAGTGGTCGAGATCATCAAACGTTGGATAAGTGGTTTAGCTCGCTTCCAATAGATATGGCTGCAGAGCATGGAGCCTTTTACAAGGAAAACGGACGGTGGCATAACAACTTGCAGACCGATCAGTGGGACGATGAAATACTCTCCATTTTAAACTCCTTCATCGATAAAACCCCTCACTCCAGGCTCGAAGTAAAAGATACGGCATTGGTGTGGCATTTTCGCAATGTGGATGCCTGGCTGGCATCATTGCGCGAGCAGCAATTGGTCAACGCCCTGATATCTCCCTGTGCTCGACAAAACCTGCAGATTATGCGCGGCGATAAAATCGTTGAGATAAAATCGCCTCTTTACACAAAAGGTTCCGAAGCACGTAGAATACTGCAGAACAACTGTTTCGATTTCATACTTGCCATGGGCGATGACGTAACCGACGAAGACACTTTCAAGGAATTGCCCGCCGAAGCATTCACAATTAAAGTAGGAAACATCTCCGAAGTAGCCCGTTTCAGCCTTCTTTCGCAAACAGAGGTGCTTCCTTTCCTTAATAAGCTGACCGGCAATTAA
- a CDS encoding glycoside hydrolase family 15 protein, which produces MEHLNYGAVGNCRTAALISNQGSIDWFCFPDFDSPSVFARLLDREKGGHLGIIVSDQYEITQRYVEHTNILLTSFESDEGGFEIFDFMPRYKISEISGHYLPPELYRLIRYKYGKPHLTVDYCPALNYAREEVDHKSGPQYIKTYSKQNYKDTIYLYSSLDFHKILNKKDFEIQQDEFIMLSYNQKLIIVDQDRVELEFQRTKVYWLNWTNRSKKYTQFNEEVERSILVLKLMSYHRTGAALAALTTSLPESVGEVRNWDYRFCWLRDASMSIETLLKTGHRGTAQRFINFILNIIRSKHDTFQIMYGIRGERILTEEELPHLKGYKDSRPVRIGNDAYHQKQNDSFGYLMDVIYQYYRYFPGTLDEVESLFGIVKNLARTVIEDWRNPDKGIWEIRGEEKHFVFSKVMCWVALDRAAKIALLYQNELYAQRWQKEADVIKEDILTNGWKEEIQSFSQTYCNNDLDSSLLLMETYDFIDANDEKYKKTVEAVYRTLKYKGLMYRYINKDDFGKPSSAFTICTFWMIRSLYVIGREQEALNMFNELLGYANHLGLFSEDLDFETKDQLGNFPQAYSHLAVINTALLFGDEIERSEFIKP; this is translated from the coding sequence ATGGAACATCTGAATTATGGGGCTGTGGGCAACTGCCGTACAGCGGCGTTAATCTCGAACCAGGGAAGCATAGACTGGTTTTGTTTTCCCGACTTTGACTCACCTTCTGTGTTTGCCAGGCTGCTGGACCGGGAAAAAGGGGGACACCTGGGTATTATTGTGAGCGACCAATATGAAATAACTCAAAGGTACGTAGAGCACACAAACATTTTATTGACCAGTTTCGAATCGGACGAAGGCGGATTTGAAATCTTTGACTTTATGCCACGGTATAAAATAAGCGAGATAAGCGGGCACTACCTGCCACCCGAGCTGTACCGACTGATAAGATATAAATACGGAAAGCCTCATCTCACAGTTGACTACTGCCCTGCCCTGAACTATGCCCGGGAGGAGGTGGACCATAAAAGCGGTCCGCAATACATTAAAACTTATTCGAAGCAGAACTACAAAGACACGATATATCTCTACTCGAGCCTCGATTTTCATAAAATTCTGAATAAAAAGGATTTTGAAATTCAGCAGGACGAATTTATCATGCTCTCTTATAACCAGAAACTGATAATTGTAGATCAGGACAGGGTTGAACTGGAGTTTCAGCGAACCAAGGTTTATTGGCTGAACTGGACCAACAGGTCGAAAAAATATACTCAGTTCAATGAAGAGGTTGAGCGAAGCATACTTGTACTGAAATTAATGTCGTACCACCGCACAGGCGCTGCACTGGCGGCACTGACAACCAGTCTGCCGGAATCAGTTGGCGAGGTACGCAACTGGGATTATCGTTTCTGCTGGTTGAGGGATGCATCCATGTCAATCGAGACTCTGTTAAAGACGGGACATAGGGGAACTGCACAGCGATTTATTAATTTTATCCTCAACATAATCAGATCCAAACATGATACTTTCCAAATTATGTATGGCATACGGGGCGAACGTATCCTAACGGAAGAGGAACTCCCTCATTTAAAGGGATATAAAGACTCGCGGCCGGTAAGGATAGGCAATGATGCGTATCACCAGAAGCAAAACGATTCGTTTGGGTATCTGATGGATGTAATTTACCAATATTACCGCTACTTTCCGGGCACTCTGGATGAGGTTGAGAGTCTTTTCGGGATTGTGAAGAATCTGGCAAGGACGGTAATCGAGGATTGGAGGAATCCCGACAAGGGAATATGGGAAATACGGGGAGAGGAAAAGCATTTTGTATTTTCCAAGGTGATGTGCTGGGTTGCACTGGACAGGGCTGCGAAGATTGCGCTGCTGTACCAAAACGAGCTATATGCCCAAAGATGGCAGAAAGAGGCCGACGTGATAAAAGAGGACATTCTTACCAATGGATGGAAAGAAGAGATTCAGAGTTTTTCGCAGACATATTGCAACAACGATTTGGACTCATCACTTTTACTGATGGAAACATACGATTTTATTGATGCCAATGATGAAAAATACAAGAAAACCGTAGAGGCGGTATATCGCACGCTGAAGTATAAGGGATTGATGTACAGATACATTAATAAGGATGATTTTGGAAAGCCATCATCTGCCTTCACCATCTGCACGTTCTGGATGATACGCTCACTGTACGTAATCGGCAGGGAACAAGAAGCACTGAACATGTTCAACGAGCTGCTTGGGTATGCAAACCATTTAGGGCTATTTAGCGAAGACCTGGATTTTGAGACGAAAGACCAATTGGGCAACTTCCCTCAGGCTTATTCGCATCTGGCAGTAATAAATACCGCCCTGCTGTTTGGCGACGAGATTGAACGTTCGGAATTCATTAAGCCATAG
- a CDS encoding anaerobic sulfatase-maturation protein yields the protein MSERSIMPFARPLYVMVKSVGSVCNLSCDYCYYLEKSKLYKETKNHVLSEELLEKFTEEYILSQTMPQVLFTWHGGEPLMRPISFYKKAVELQKKYGQGRTIDNCIQTNGTLLTDEWCKFFKENNFLVGVSIDGPQEFHDEYRKNKQGHPSFAKVMKGIELLKKHGVEYNAMAVVNDFNADYPLEFYRFFKEIDCRYIQFTPIVERISDRADGLSLSSPVQKEKAELAEFSISPEQWGNFLCTIFDEWVREDVGKFFIQIFDSTLANWVGEQPGVCSLAKNCGHAGVMEYNGDVYACDHFVFPEYKLGNLYSSTLVEMMYSDKQTKFGEAKSKTLPTQCKECEFLFACNGECPKNRFAFTADGEPGLNYLCKGYFKFFKHVAPYMDFMKKELMNQRPPSNVMEWIKETGIR from the coding sequence ATGAGTGAAAGAAGCATAATGCCTTTTGCAAGGCCACTATATGTAATGGTTAAGTCCGTTGGCTCGGTTTGTAACCTTTCCTGCGATTATTGTTACTATCTCGAAAAGTCAAAACTGTACAAAGAAACAAAAAATCATGTGCTGAGCGAAGAGCTCCTCGAGAAATTCACGGAAGAGTACATACTTTCGCAAACCATGCCTCAGGTGTTGTTTACCTGGCACGGCGGCGAACCGTTAATGCGTCCCATCAGCTTTTATAAAAAAGCGGTCGAACTGCAGAAAAAGTACGGTCAGGGACGCACGATAGACAACTGCATCCAGACAAATGGAACACTGCTCACCGACGAATGGTGTAAGTTTTTCAAAGAAAACAACTTCCTGGTAGGTGTCTCCATTGACGGCCCTCAGGAGTTTCACGACGAGTATCGCAAGAACAAGCAGGGGCACCCCTCCTTTGCTAAAGTAATGAAAGGCATCGAGCTGCTCAAAAAGCACGGTGTGGAATATAACGCAATGGCGGTAGTGAATGATTTCAATGCAGATTATCCCCTCGAGTTCTATCGTTTTTTCAAGGAGATAGATTGTCGTTACATCCAGTTTACCCCCATTGTAGAACGCATCTCTGACCGGGCCGACGGCCTCTCGCTCTCTTCGCCCGTTCAGAAAGAAAAAGCCGAGCTGGCAGAGTTTAGTATTTCGCCCGAACAGTGGGGAAATTTCCTTTGTACCATTTTCGATGAATGGGTGCGCGAAGATGTTGGCAAATTCTTTATTCAGATATTCGATTCCACCCTGGCAAACTGGGTAGGAGAGCAGCCCGGAGTATGCAGCTTGGCAAAGAACTGCGGACATGCCGGCGTAATGGAATATAATGGCGATGTGTATGCGTGTGACCACTTTGTGTTCCCCGAATACAAGCTGGGCAATCTCTATTCAAGTACATTGGTTGAGATGATGTACAGTGACAAGCAGACAAAGTTTGGCGAGGCAAAATCAAAAACCCTGCCCACACAGTGCAAAGAGTGCGAATTCCTATTTGCCTGCAATGGTGAGTGTCCTAAGAACCGTTTCGCCTTTACCGCCGATGGAGAACCCGGGCTTAACTACCTGTGCAAAGGCTACTTTAAGTTCTTTAAGCATGTGGCACCCTATATGGACTTTATGAAAAAAGAGCTGATGAACCAGCGTCCGCCGTCAAATGTGATGGAGTGGATAAAAGAAACCGGAATCAGATAG
- a CDS encoding DUF4412 domain-containing protein — protein MKRTILFMLVSFLFISCGNKQANKPADEASIAPVQNEKTITANKKFPLEHGTIYQQVTAAGFETTPTVYFDKWGDWQTTESTMLMEVMGMKTGSSTINIVKGDEHWDIDLTDKKGKHYKMSTKINDLGVDLNKLTDDIKKQMKIEELGEENYLGYKCKKLKIKNDKLKMDMVYLTYGNMMMKMDGKAMGINTSMKVTKIDTKAPPAQKFRVPEGIKMEEMK, from the coding sequence ATGAAAAGAACGATTTTATTCATGCTGGTTTCCTTCCTTTTTATATCCTGCGGAAACAAACAGGCAAATAAACCAGCGGACGAGGCGTCTATCGCACCAGTCCAAAACGAAAAAACAATCACGGCAAACAAGAAATTTCCTCTTGAGCATGGCACTATTTATCAGCAGGTCACTGCAGCAGGATTCGAAACTACTCCCACTGTTTATTTCGATAAATGGGGCGATTGGCAAACCACCGAATCAACCATGCTGATGGAAGTTATGGGAATGAAAACCGGCAGCTCCACCATCAATATTGTAAAAGGCGATGAGCATTGGGATATTGATTTAACCGATAAGAAGGGAAAGCACTACAAAATGAGTACAAAGATTAACGACCTGGGAGTCGATTTAAACAAGCTTACCGACGATATCAAGAAGCAAATGAAGATTGAAGAGCTGGGCGAAGAGAATTACCTGGGTTATAAATGCAAAAAACTGAAGATTAAGAACGATAAACTGAAAATGGACATGGTTTATCTCACTTATGGCAACATGATGATGAAGATGGACGGTAAAGCCATGGGTATCAATACCTCTATGAAAGTTACCAAAATTGATACCAAAGCACCTCCTGCCCAAAAGTTCCGGGTTCCCGAAGGGATTAAAATGGAAGAGATGAAATAA